A window of the Streptomyces sp. NBC_00250 genome harbors these coding sequences:
- a CDS encoding MarR family winged helix-turn-helix transcriptional regulator, translating to MTEAPGVDTAQLMELLSVSLGVYYGDFTVAAASENLTASQGKALTVLRRGPAAMRSLAETMTCDASNMTGIIDRLEKRGLVRREASASDRRVKNVILTAEGERVTDAIRAKMRTTQEGLDRLTGQDRDSLYTLLDRVFVSPPDA from the coding sequence ATGACAGAAGCTCCCGGCGTCGACACGGCCCAGCTCATGGAGCTGCTCTCCGTGTCGCTCGGCGTCTACTACGGCGACTTCACCGTCGCCGCGGCGAGCGAGAACCTCACGGCGAGCCAAGGCAAGGCTCTGACCGTGCTGCGCCGGGGACCCGCCGCGATGCGCTCCCTGGCCGAGACCATGACCTGCGACGCGTCCAACATGACCGGGATCATCGACCGGCTGGAGAAGCGGGGCCTGGTGCGCCGCGAGGCCAGCGCCTCCGACCGGCGCGTCAAGAACGTCATCCTCACAGCCGAGGGCGAGCGCGTCACCGACGCGATCCGCGCGAAAATGCGCACCACGCAGGAAGGCCTGGACAGGCTCACCGGTCAGGACCGGGACTCCCTGTACACCCTGCTGGATCGGGTCTTCGTCTCCCCGCCCGA
- a CDS encoding NADH:flavin oxidoreductase, translating to MTVTASPTSRAAEILSRPVSLNGLTVPNRIAMAPMTRMFSPGGVPGEDVRSYYARRAAAGVGLIVTEGTYVGHDSAGQSDRVPRFHGEEQLAGWAKVAEAVHAAGGTIVPQLWHIGMVRQQGQAPYADAPAVGPSGIRTDGTEGTGKAMTRSDLDDVIGAFAEAAAAAERIGFDGVELHGAHGYLLDQFLWAGTNRRTDAYGGDPVARTKFVAEVVSAVRAAVSPDFPVIFRYSQWKQDAYDARLAQSPQELEAILAPLAAAGVDAFHASTRRHWIPEFEGSDLNLAGWTKKLTGRPTITVGSVGLDGDFIHAFAGEGAPVQGIDDLLDRLERDEFDMVAVGRALLQDPEWAAKVLAGRTDELKPYDAAAVKTLS from the coding sequence GTGACCGTCACCGCGTCCCCCACCTCCCGCGCTGCAGAGATCCTGTCCCGGCCCGTCTCGCTGAACGGCCTGACCGTCCCGAACCGCATCGCGATGGCGCCGATGACGCGCATGTTCTCCCCCGGCGGAGTCCCCGGCGAGGACGTGCGGTCGTACTACGCCCGACGCGCCGCCGCCGGCGTGGGCCTGATCGTCACCGAGGGGACCTACGTCGGACACGATTCGGCCGGGCAGAGCGACCGTGTGCCGCGGTTCCACGGCGAGGAGCAGCTGGCGGGATGGGCGAAGGTCGCCGAGGCCGTGCACGCGGCGGGCGGCACGATCGTCCCGCAGCTGTGGCACATCGGCATGGTGCGCCAGCAGGGCCAGGCTCCCTACGCCGACGCCCCGGCGGTGGGCCCCTCCGGAATCCGCACCGACGGCACCGAGGGCACGGGCAAGGCGATGACCCGGAGCGACCTGGACGACGTCATCGGCGCCTTCGCCGAGGCCGCCGCGGCCGCCGAGCGCATCGGCTTCGACGGCGTCGAGCTGCACGGCGCCCACGGCTACCTCCTGGACCAGTTCCTGTGGGCGGGGACGAACCGCCGTACCGACGCCTACGGCGGCGACCCCGTGGCCCGTACGAAGTTCGTGGCCGAGGTCGTGAGCGCGGTCCGCGCGGCTGTCTCGCCCGACTTCCCGGTGATCTTCCGCTACTCGCAGTGGAAGCAGGACGCCTACGACGCGCGGCTCGCCCAGTCCCCGCAGGAGCTGGAGGCGATTCTGGCCCCGCTCGCCGCGGCCGGCGTCGACGCCTTCCATGCCTCCACCCGCCGCCACTGGATTCCCGAGTTCGAAGGCTCGGACCTGAACCTGGCGGGCTGGACCAAGAAGCTCACGGGCAGGCCCACCATCACGGTCGGCTCGGTCGGACTGGACGGCGACTTCATCCACGCCTTCGCGGGCGAAGGCGCCCCGGTCCAGGGCATCGACGACCTCCTCGACCGCCTGGAGCGGGACGAGTTCGACATGGTCGCCGTCGGCCGCGCGCTGCTCCAGGACCCGGAGTGGGCGGCGAAGGTCCTGGCGGGGCGGACCGACGAGCTCAAGCCGTACGACGCGGCCGCGGTGAAGACGCTCAGCTAG
- a CDS encoding tetratricopeptide repeat protein, whose protein sequence is MHPGDGSTLDRAVDSLLHFDPEVEQAVGDALESAPTSPLVQSFAAYLGALGTEPGDALAARQRFGRYAAGVDGSSLPVRERLHVAAAEAWLAGDLHRAGGLLEELSLVCPRDALALAVGHQLDFFTGDSVRLRDRIGGALSAWDAADPHRGLVLGMYAFGLEESGHYRLAEEAGLAAVEQNPRDVWAIHAVVHTYEMQGRVSEGIGYLDARREDWAQGNYLNVHNWWHYSLYALEAGDTDTALSIYDAALHNDGSAGVAMELLDAAALLWRIRLAGRESGPRFVALADAWAARADPPFYAFNDVHAVMSYVGAGRLAEAARLIADRRRWLAQGGPDSVTNRRMTADIGLPVCEALVAHGQGKHATVVELLWPLRRRLHEFGGSHAQRDALQKTLIDSALGSGRHELARVLISERIGLRPDSSYNWAARARLADSLGDATLATAARGHARDAAAAAAETLLPLSLRPDVHAPSGESAAPGGGPVSR, encoded by the coding sequence GTGCACCCAGGAGACGGCAGCACACTGGACCGGGCCGTCGACTCCCTGCTCCACTTCGACCCCGAGGTGGAGCAGGCGGTCGGTGACGCTCTCGAAAGCGCGCCGACCTCACCTCTTGTCCAGTCCTTCGCCGCCTATCTCGGGGCGTTGGGCACGGAGCCCGGCGACGCCCTCGCCGCGCGGCAGCGGTTCGGCCGGTACGCGGCCGGCGTGGACGGCTCGTCCCTGCCCGTGCGGGAGCGCCTGCACGTCGCCGCGGCCGAGGCATGGCTGGCCGGAGATCTGCACCGTGCCGGCGGGCTGCTGGAGGAGTTGTCCCTGGTGTGCCCGAGGGACGCGCTCGCGCTGGCCGTGGGGCACCAGCTGGACTTCTTCACCGGCGACTCGGTCCGCCTGCGTGATCGCATCGGGGGAGCCCTCTCGGCCTGGGACGCCGCCGACCCCCACCGCGGCCTGGTGTTGGGCATGTACGCGTTCGGGTTGGAGGAGTCGGGTCACTACCGCTTGGCCGAGGAGGCGGGACTCGCCGCGGTCGAGCAGAACCCTCGCGACGTCTGGGCGATCCACGCCGTGGTGCACACCTACGAGATGCAGGGACGGGTGTCGGAAGGCATCGGCTACCTCGATGCCCGCCGCGAGGACTGGGCGCAGGGCAATTACCTGAACGTGCACAACTGGTGGCACTACTCCCTGTACGCCTTGGAGGCGGGGGACACCGACACCGCCTTGAGCATCTACGACGCCGCCCTGCACAACGACGGGTCGGCCGGCGTGGCCATGGAACTGCTGGATGCCGCAGCGCTGCTGTGGCGGATCCGACTCGCGGGACGGGAGTCCGGCCCGCGCTTCGTGGCGCTGGCCGATGCGTGGGCTGCGCGAGCCGATCCACCGTTCTACGCGTTCAACGACGTGCACGCCGTCATGTCCTATGTGGGCGCCGGGCGACTCGCGGAGGCGGCGCGGCTCATCGCCGACCGACGGCGATGGCTTGCCCAGGGGGGTCCGGACAGCGTCACCAACAGACGGATGACCGCGGACATCGGTCTGCCCGTGTGCGAAGCGCTGGTGGCCCACGGGCAGGGGAAGCACGCCACCGTCGTAGAGCTCCTGTGGCCGCTGCGCCGTAGGCTGCACGAGTTCGGGGGCAGTCATGCGCAGCGCGACGCGCTCCAGAAGACCCTGATCGACTCCGCCCTCGGCTCCGGACGGCATGAACTGGCCCGCGTGCTCATCAGCGAGCGGATCGGGCTTCGGCCCGACAGCTCGTACAACTGGGCGGCTCGGGCTCGTCTCGCCGATTCGCTGGGCGACGCCACCCTGGCCACCGCCGCTCGCGGCCATGCGAGGGACGCGGCTGCGGCAGCCGCCGAAACACTCCTGCCCCTGTCCCTTCGTCCGGACGTCCACGCACCGTCCGGCGAAAGTGCTGCGCCTGGAGGCGGTCCCGTATCTCGGTGA
- a CDS encoding tellurite resistance/C4-dicarboxylate transporter family protein — protein MQEREHVMNRYAGHWAAWPPVTGAAVMATGILSVGLSLAGFEVVSVVALCLATALWLLLAFGFTALLLGDRRRWAVTADTPPALTAVAATTVLGVRFEGLGLTPVAVSLLVLAAVVWPVMLVAVLRHLPRRAPGAVFLICVATQGLAVLCAVLAPEAGDWLARVALGLFLLGLVLYVDALARFDVRQVVTGAGDQWIAGGALAISALTGSKLLASGIWSGGAATTLRTTTLVLVALDLAWYAVLLCAEFARPRLGYDVRRWATVFPLGMTAVASLSVAAATGVAWLEALGRVLLWIAVAVWLPTSYCFARSLMGHARDRSSPAVGDRRPPRIRRTPGDRHPR, from the coding sequence ATGCAGGAGCGCGAGCATGTCATGAACCGGTACGCCGGGCACTGGGCCGCGTGGCCGCCGGTGACCGGTGCCGCGGTCATGGCCACCGGCATCCTGTCGGTCGGTCTGAGCCTGGCCGGCTTCGAGGTGGTCTCCGTGGTGGCGCTGTGCCTGGCCACGGCGCTGTGGCTGCTGCTGGCGTTCGGCTTCACGGCCCTGCTCCTCGGGGACCGGCGCCGCTGGGCGGTGACCGCCGACACCCCTCCGGCCCTGACCGCGGTGGCTGCCACGACGGTGCTCGGCGTCCGCTTCGAGGGCCTCGGCCTCACTCCGGTGGCCGTGTCACTCCTGGTGCTCGCCGCGGTGGTGTGGCCCGTGATGCTGGTCGCCGTCCTCCGGCACCTGCCCCGGCGGGCACCGGGCGCCGTGTTCCTGATCTGTGTGGCCACCCAAGGGCTCGCGGTGCTGTGTGCCGTCCTCGCGCCGGAAGCCGGCGACTGGCTTGCTCGGGTGGCCCTCGGCCTGTTCCTGCTGGGACTCGTGTTGTACGTCGACGCCCTGGCCAGATTCGATGTTCGCCAGGTGGTGACGGGCGCGGGCGACCAATGGATCGCGGGCGGGGCCCTGGCGATCTCGGCGCTCACCGGATCGAAGCTCCTTGCCTCGGGCATCTGGTCGGGCGGCGCGGCCACCACGCTGCGCACGACCACCCTTGTCCTGGTGGCGCTTGATCTGGCCTGGTACGCAGTGCTGCTGTGCGCCGAGTTCGCCCGCCCGCGCCTCGGCTACGACGTCCGTCGTTGGGCGACGGTCTTCCCGCTCGGCATGACGGCGGTGGCCTCCCTTTCGGTCGCGGCCGCCACCGGAGTCGCGTGGCTGGAAGCGTTGGGGCGCGTACTGCTGTGGATCGCCGTCGCCGTGTGGCTTCCGACCTCCTACTGTTTCGCCCGCTCGCTCATGGGGCACGCCCGTGACCGCTCCTCACCCGCTGTCGGCGACCGGCGACCGCCCCGGATCCGACGTACTCCAGGGGATCGGCATCCCCGGTAG
- a CDS encoding DEAD/DEAH box helicase has protein sequence MSTTSRVDQREAAQREAVDAVLRALELPARSLVPERGLRTQVIMATGSGKTRVAVRSAEELHAGRVLVLVPSLDLLSQTEAAWRAGGRRGPMIGVSSLRGEEASFPNTTDVDELVEWTRGLDKVTVYATYASLGLGTLERAHAAGLSAWDLIVVDEAHRTSGRIGKPWAVVHDNQRIPSLRRLYMTATPRLWQHGDEDGASAPGDLVASMDDDPGGAFGSRCYTLTLSAAIDRGICAPYQVVCVDVADTQLQAAQLLGTEGRSEEVRGARLAALQTALVKASSEEGFRRTLVFHHVVKEAEAFAAGLAAVAAQLHAADPELYPETIRADWLCGEHKPLHRRRVLGEFADGIASDGTVVEKSYLGSVRVLGEGVDTKNCDSVYWADVRGSMPDLVQAVGRALRMQPGEGKTASLVVPILLGPGETADTMLTSRAYGGLAKLLEALRAHDARVVEALAEQQAPSHSKPVVTDEEGRRPEGSSGGVSAPAKALLKFSTPRDPAVLAAFISLRVLDPEHEHWRRGVEAAVIYAREHGDLRVPFTYRVPEGEEAEGVGWPTSLAGFPLGQWTADARRLYARGDMDQGRIARLETLGMVWSHFDVAWEEGLSAARGWAAEHGHLLAPLDAAHQGYKVGIWLKNARAANRRAQDLEQRQAQGLPVESWTRTLPPERREQLETIDPSWCPAWPVEWQRAFHLTRLHLEEIGSELPTRPGVVMHQGEDLGRWVRAQRLGWDKLTSVQQWMCEQVLGIRPAGEDEKPKPRTSQAEKWAVHYAAARQFHTREGHLDVPRKHIETITLSRYGGGDEDGDGDGREEREIKLGAWINNQRTRAASLTRERTERLSAIDMRWP, from the coding sequence ATGTCGACCACAAGCCGCGTCGATCAGCGCGAAGCCGCTCAGCGTGAAGCCGTCGACGCGGTCCTGCGGGCCCTCGAACTGCCCGCACGATCACTTGTGCCCGAGCGAGGGCTCCGGACCCAGGTCATCATGGCGACAGGATCCGGGAAGACCCGGGTGGCGGTCCGCAGCGCGGAGGAGCTCCATGCCGGCCGTGTCCTGGTACTCGTGCCCTCACTGGACCTGCTCTCCCAGACCGAGGCCGCATGGCGTGCGGGGGGCCGTCGTGGCCCGATGATCGGGGTCTCCTCCCTACGGGGCGAGGAGGCGTCCTTCCCCAACACCACGGACGTCGACGAGCTGGTGGAGTGGACCCGCGGCCTGGACAAAGTCACCGTCTACGCCACCTACGCCAGCCTGGGTCTCGGCACGCTGGAGCGGGCGCATGCCGCCGGGCTTTCCGCCTGGGACCTGATCGTGGTCGACGAGGCGCACCGGACCTCGGGCCGGATCGGGAAACCCTGGGCGGTCGTCCACGACAACCAGAGAATTCCCTCGCTGCGCCGCCTCTACATGACGGCCACGCCCCGACTGTGGCAGCACGGGGACGAGGACGGGGCGAGCGCGCCCGGTGACCTGGTCGCGAGCATGGACGACGACCCCGGCGGGGCCTTCGGCAGCCGCTGCTACACCTTGACGCTCTCCGCGGCGATCGACCGGGGAATCTGCGCCCCCTACCAGGTCGTGTGCGTCGACGTCGCCGACACCCAGCTCCAAGCCGCGCAGCTCCTGGGCACGGAAGGGCGCTCCGAGGAGGTCCGCGGGGCCCGGCTCGCCGCCCTGCAGACCGCCCTGGTGAAGGCGTCCTCCGAGGAGGGCTTCCGCAGGACGCTCGTCTTCCACCACGTCGTGAAGGAGGCCGAGGCGTTCGCCGCCGGCCTTGCGGCCGTCGCCGCACAGCTGCACGCCGCCGACCCCGAGCTGTACCCCGAGACGATCCGGGCCGACTGGCTGTGCGGCGAGCACAAGCCGCTTCACCGGCGCCGCGTGCTCGGCGAGTTCGCCGACGGGATCGCCTCGGACGGCACCGTGGTGGAGAAGAGCTATCTGGGGTCCGTGAGAGTCCTCGGGGAAGGCGTGGACACCAAGAACTGCGACTCCGTCTACTGGGCCGACGTACGCGGCTCCATGCCCGACCTGGTCCAGGCAGTAGGGCGGGCGCTGCGGATGCAGCCGGGCGAAGGGAAGACGGCGTCGCTCGTGGTACCGATCCTCCTCGGACCGGGCGAAACGGCCGACACCATGCTCACCTCCCGGGCCTACGGCGGGCTCGCCAAGCTCCTGGAGGCGCTGCGGGCCCACGACGCTCGGGTCGTGGAAGCCCTCGCCGAGCAGCAGGCCCCCAGCCACTCCAAGCCCGTCGTGACAGACGAGGAAGGCAGGAGGCCGGAAGGGAGCTCAGGGGGCGTCAGTGCCCCCGCCAAGGCCCTGTTGAAGTTCTCCACGCCGCGCGACCCGGCCGTCCTCGCCGCGTTCATCAGCCTGCGTGTCCTCGACCCCGAGCACGAGCACTGGCGGCGCGGAGTGGAAGCCGCCGTCATCTACGCCCGCGAGCACGGCGACCTCCGCGTGCCCTTCACGTACCGCGTCCCAGAGGGTGAAGAGGCGGAAGGAGTCGGGTGGCCGACCTCGCTCGCAGGCTTCCCCCTCGGGCAGTGGACCGCCGACGCGCGCCGGTTGTACGCGCGCGGCGACATGGACCAAGGCCGTATCGCCCGGCTGGAGACACTCGGCATGGTCTGGTCGCACTTCGACGTCGCCTGGGAGGAGGGTCTGTCGGCGGCGCGCGGGTGGGCCGCCGAGCACGGCCACCTCCTGGCCCCGCTCGACGCCGCCCACCAGGGCTACAAGGTCGGCATCTGGCTGAAGAACGCCCGCGCCGCCAACCGGCGAGCCCAGGACCTCGAACAACGCCAGGCCCAGGGACTCCCCGTCGAGTCATGGACCCGGACCCTGCCGCCGGAACGACGTGAGCAACTCGAAACGATCGACCCCTCCTGGTGCCCGGCCTGGCCGGTGGAATGGCAGCGCGCCTTCCACCTCACCCGCCTCCACCTCGAGGAGATCGGCAGCGAACTGCCCACCCGCCCGGGCGTCGTCATGCACCAGGGCGAAGATCTCGGACGCTGGGTCCGCGCGCAGCGCCTCGGCTGGGACAAGCTCACGAGCGTGCAGCAGTGGATGTGCGAGCAGGTCCTCGGCATCAGGCCCGCCGGCGAGGACGAGAAGCCCAAGCCGCGGACGAGCCAGGCGGAGAAGTGGGCCGTCCACTACGCCGCGGCCCGACAGTTCCACACACGCGAAGGACACCTGGACGTACCCCGCAAACACATCGAGACCATCACCCTGAGCAGGTACGGGGGCGGGGACGAGGACGGGGACGGGGACGGCCGAGAAGAACGCGAGATCAAGCTCGGAGCCTGGATCAACAACCAGCGCACCCGAGCCGCGTCCCTGACCCGGGAGCGGACCGAGCGGCTGTCCGCCATCGACATGCGATGGCCGTAG
- a CDS encoding alpha/beta fold hydrolase, with protein sequence MRSNTERPTPLGAAEVDIPAPGGGRLWAERRGIGSPVVLLHGAGMDARLWDAVVPELARHHDVVRYDARGLGRSSLPDRPFDDVEDLGAVLDHFGLDRAALVGLSMGGETALDFALAHPARVSSLVLVGASVSGHVWPQDPHSSAYAAARRQRDAAALAALELSVWASLGRTAAGGELIEAMVADNAERRVAGEPFFARFPDRNAESRLCDIAAPALVVHGEQDHPEIAAIADRLVADIPVARGVVVRDADHYLPLRSPERLLELLLAHLA encoded by the coding sequence ATGAGATCGAACACCGAAAGGCCGACGCCCTTAGGGGCAGCCGAAGTCGACATTCCCGCCCCGGGCGGCGGCCGGCTGTGGGCCGAACGCCGCGGCATCGGCAGCCCGGTCGTCCTGCTGCACGGCGCGGGCATGGATGCCCGCCTGTGGGATGCGGTTGTTCCGGAACTGGCCCGTCACCACGACGTCGTCCGCTACGACGCCCGCGGTCTGGGGCGCTCCAGCCTGCCGGACCGGCCCTTCGACGACGTCGAGGACCTGGGCGCCGTCCTCGACCACTTCGGCCTGGATCGCGCCGCGCTGGTCGGGCTGAGCATGGGAGGGGAGACGGCGCTGGACTTCGCGCTGGCCCACCCCGCCCGGGTCAGCTCACTGGTCCTGGTCGGTGCGTCGGTCAGCGGACACGTCTGGCCGCAGGACCCGCACTCCTCGGCCTACGCCGCCGCCCGCCGACAGCGGGACGCGGCGGCCCTCGCCGCGCTGGAACTGTCGGTCTGGGCTTCGCTGGGCCGCACGGCGGCCGGCGGAGAGCTCATCGAGGCGATGGTGGCGGACAACGCCGAACGCCGAGTCGCCGGCGAACCGTTCTTCGCACGCTTCCCGGACCGCAACGCCGAATCGCGACTGTGCGACATCGCCGCGCCGGCCCTGGTCGTCCACGGCGAGCAGGACCACCCGGAGATCGCAGCGATCGCCGACCGGCTGGTCGCCGACATACCCGTTGCCCGCGGCGTGGTCGTCCGCGACGCCGACCACTACCTGCCGCTCCGCAGTCCCGAACGACTCCTCGAACTGTTGCTTGCGCATCTGGCCTGA
- a CDS encoding MFS transporter, whose translation MIKRSHFDRIARVAGDSRPERVLVAASFVNRVGNGLFNAASALYFTFVVGLPAMQVGAALTIAGLIGLFAGIPGGHLADRRGARTIMMLALAVQAVSMAALVLVDSWAALTAIATVDQIAASAGGAAWGALVVRVGGDRPAMFRAKLRTFVNLGVVLGTVGAGLALAANTRGAYVTLILGNAASFALCAVLLLLLPRYPVLAAPPQQRRWLAFADRPFLAFTALYGAMGLQYPVVSLLLPIWISEHTEAPRWTVAALFAVNSAFCVLMQTRIGSRIETLHDGGRAFRTAGLLFLVSCPMMAVAAYTPVWAAAGLVLAAIFVHSLGEVWESSACFALGFGLAPDHAQGQYQGVLGLGFSAGQALAPAILTTVVLGLGTKGWLLLAVFFAALGAAGPSLARWGERTRPKPGVAAEVAG comes from the coding sequence ATGATCAAGCGCAGCCACTTCGACCGAATAGCCCGCGTGGCGGGGGACAGCAGGCCTGAGCGTGTGCTGGTCGCCGCCAGTTTCGTCAACCGGGTCGGCAATGGTCTGTTCAACGCGGCGTCGGCCCTCTATTTCACTTTCGTCGTGGGACTGCCGGCCATGCAAGTCGGCGCGGCGCTCACCATCGCGGGATTGATCGGCCTGTTCGCGGGGATACCGGGGGGACATCTCGCCGATCGGCGCGGGGCGCGCACGATCATGATGCTGGCCCTCGCCGTCCAGGCGGTGTCGATGGCGGCTCTCGTCCTCGTCGACAGCTGGGCCGCGCTCACGGCCATCGCGACCGTCGACCAGATCGCCGCGTCGGCCGGCGGGGCGGCCTGGGGCGCTCTGGTGGTCCGGGTCGGGGGTGATCGCCCGGCCATGTTCCGGGCGAAGCTGCGCACCTTCGTCAACCTGGGCGTCGTCCTGGGAACGGTGGGCGCCGGGCTGGCGCTGGCCGCGAACACCCGCGGCGCCTATGTCACGCTGATCCTCGGCAACGCGGCGAGCTTCGCCCTGTGCGCGGTGCTTCTGCTCCTGCTGCCCCGCTATCCGGTACTGGCAGCACCGCCGCAACAGCGGCGCTGGCTCGCTTTCGCGGACCGTCCGTTCTTGGCGTTCACCGCCCTCTACGGGGCCATGGGACTGCAATACCCGGTGGTTTCCCTGCTCCTGCCGATCTGGATCTCCGAGCACACCGAAGCGCCGCGCTGGACTGTGGCCGCGCTGTTCGCCGTCAATTCCGCCTTCTGCGTGCTGATGCAGACCAGGATCGGCTCGCGTATCGAGACCCTGCACGACGGCGGCAGGGCGTTTCGCACTGCGGGGCTGCTCTTCCTCGTCAGCTGCCCGATGATGGCGGTGGCGGCGTACACCCCGGTCTGGGCCGCGGCGGGACTGGTCCTGGCAGCGATCTTCGTCCACAGCCTGGGAGAGGTCTGGGAGTCATCGGCGTGCTTCGCCCTGGGCTTCGGTCTTGCCCCCGACCACGCCCAGGGCCAGTACCAAGGTGTCCTCGGTCTCGGCTTCAGCGCGGGCCAGGCCCTTGCCCCCGCGATCCTCACCACTGTGGTGCTCGGCCTCGGGACGAAAGGCTGGTTGCTGCTGGCGGTGTTCTTCGCGGCGCTGGGTGCTGCCGGCCCGTCTCTCGCCCGCTGGGGCGAACGGACCCGGCCGAAGCCGGGTGTTGCTGCGGAAGTGGCGGGATAG
- a CDS encoding RICIN domain-containing protein: MKYVNAYSGKCLEVADWRTDNGAPVRQWDCTGQPNQRWMVRVSTHGVVVVNKHSGKCLEVADWRTDNGAPVRQWDCTGQPNQQW, encoded by the coding sequence ATGAAGTACGTCAACGCGTACAGCGGCAAGTGTCTTGAGGTCGCGGACTGGCGGACGGACAACGGTGCCCCGGTCCGCCAGTGGGACTGCACCGGCCAGCCGAACCAGCGGTGGATGGTCCGCGTTTCGACCCACGGGGTCGTCGTCGTGAACAAGCACAGTGGCAAGTGCCTTGAGGTCGCGGACTGGCGGACGGACAACGGCGCCCCGGTCCGCCAGTGGGACTGCACCGGCCAGCCGAACCAGCAGTGGTAG
- a CDS encoding SUKH-4 family immunity protein, with protein sequence MTFAVTPHIVTGVYGLRCVTYFPHRDGGELDARTASFLSTVGLPSSDVFTSRMNVEDPYGPDADVSTIGDRFDHCGLHCPAESRAWWPLGYLFTSLLALDPASGTIYAFPEGALGYVKLHRDVESLVFALVEFRKVENDHENGVEPEELSARFHDTVKAFDPTPFESEDSQWNLTLEELEHGIW encoded by the coding sequence GTGACCTTCGCCGTAACCCCGCACATCGTGACCGGCGTCTACGGGTTGCGCTGCGTCACCTACTTCCCTCACCGTGACGGCGGCGAACTCGATGCCCGTACGGCCAGCTTTCTCAGCACCGTCGGGCTTCCGTCCTCCGATGTGTTCACCTCGCGCATGAATGTCGAGGACCCTTACGGTCCCGACGCCGACGTCTCCACCATCGGAGACCGATTCGACCACTGCGGCCTGCACTGCCCTGCGGAGAGCCGCGCGTGGTGGCCCCTCGGGTACCTGTTCACCTCGTTGCTCGCCCTCGACCCCGCGTCAGGCACGATCTACGCCTTCCCCGAAGGCGCGCTCGGCTACGTCAAGCTCCACCGCGATGTCGAGTCGCTCGTCTTCGCTCTCGTCGAGTTCCGCAAGGTCGAGAACGACCACGAGAACGGCGTCGAGCCGGAGGAACTCTCCGCTCGGTTCCACGACACGGTGAAAGCCTTCGATCCCACGCCGTTCGAAAGTGAAGACTCTCAGTGGAACCTCACCCTTGAGGAGCTCGAGCACGGGATCTGGTAG
- a CDS encoding TIGR03086 family metal-binding protein — protein MTDRTTLDLGPQAGIVARVAAGVPDARLADRTPCPDYTVGDLLGHLTGLAVAFRDAARKDLGPTTDTAPDSAAPSLPADWRQVLPQVLDDLAEAWREPGAWTGMTRAGGVDLPGEIAGVVALDELVIHGWDLARATGQDYTPDQPALLASHAFLLAAAEEGDRGGGIFGAVVPAPDDAPLLDRAVGLSGRDPNWTAGTS, from the coding sequence ATGACTGATCGGACGACCCTCGACCTCGGACCACAGGCCGGCATCGTGGCCCGCGTCGCGGCGGGTGTCCCCGACGCGCGGCTCGCCGACCGCACGCCGTGCCCCGACTACACGGTCGGCGACCTGCTCGGCCACCTCACCGGCCTCGCCGTCGCCTTCCGTGACGCCGCACGCAAGGATCTGGGCCCGACGACGGACACGGCCCCCGACTCGGCGGCACCGTCCCTCCCCGCCGACTGGCGCCAGGTGCTGCCCCAGGTGCTCGACGACCTGGCCGAGGCCTGGAGGGAACCGGGCGCGTGGACGGGCATGACCCGCGCGGGTGGCGTGGACCTTCCCGGCGAGATCGCGGGTGTGGTCGCCCTCGACGAACTGGTGATCCACGGCTGGGACCTGGCCCGGGCCACAGGCCAGGACTACACCCCTGATCAGCCCGCACTGCTCGCCTCGCACGCGTTCCTGCTGGCGGCCGCCGAGGAAGGGGACCGCGGCGGTGGCATCTTCGGAGCCGTAGTGCCCGCGCCGGACGATGCTCCGCTGCTGGACCGTGCGGTCGGTCTGAGCGGGCGAGACCCGAACTGGACGGCAGGTACGAGCTAA